GGGATGCTGATCTCCGTGCGCGCCAACGTCCGCACGGCCCAGGCCGCGTCGCAGAGCCTGTCCAAGGGCCTGGACCTGGCCTTCCGCTCGGGCGCCATCACCGGCATGTTCGTGGCGGGCGGCGCTCTTCTGGGCGTGTCCGGCTACTACGCCTTCATGACCCAGGGAATGGGCCACGCCTCAACCAGCCGCGAGGTCATCGACGGCCTGGTGGCGTTGGGCTTCGGCGCTTCTCTGATTTCCATCTTCGCGCGACTGGGCGGCGGCATCTTCACCAAGGGGGCCGACGTCGGCGGCGACATGGTGGGCAAGGTCGAGGCCGGCATCCCTGAGGACGACCCCCGCAACGCCGCCACCATCGCGGACAATGTGGGCGACAACGTCGGCGACTGCGCCGGCATGGCCGCCGACCTGTTCGAAACCTATGCCGTCACCACGGTGGCGACCATGGTGCTGGCGGCCATCTTCTTCCGCAACCAGCCCTATGTCGACGCGCTGATGCTGCTGCCGCTGGCGATCTGCGGCGTCTGCATCGTGACGTCGATCATCGGCACCTTCTTCGTCCGTCTGGGCAAGAGCGGCAATATCATGGGGGCCCTGTATCAAGGGCTGATCGTGACCGGCCTGCTGTCGCTGGTCGCCGTTTGGTGGGTGATCAACCAGCTTCTGCCGGGGGCGGTCGAAACCTCGGGCGGGCTGCTGATCCAGCCGATGAGCCTGTTCTGGGCCGGCGTCGTCGGCCTGCTGGTCACGGCGGCCATCGTAGTCATCACCGAATACTATACCGGCACGGGCTTCCGTCCGGTGAAGTCGGTGGCCAACGCCTCGGTCTCGGGGCACGGCACCAACGTGATCCAGGGCCTGGCCATGTCGCTGGAATCCACCGCGTTGCCAGCTCTGACCATCATCGTCGGCATTGTCGCGGCCTTCCAGTTGGCGGGCTTGTTCGGCATCGCCATCGCCACCACGACCATGCTGGGCGTGGCGGGGATGATCGTGGCGCTGGACGCCTTTGGGCCGGTCACGGACAACGCGGGCGGCATCGCCGAGATGGCGGGCCTGCCGCCGGAAGTGCGCGTCTCGACCGACGCCCTGGACGCGGTGGGCAACACCACCAAGGCCGTGACCAAGGGCTACGCCATCGGTTCAGCAGGCCTGGGGGCGCTGGTCCTGTTCGCCGCCTATGTGGAGGACCTGAAGTTCTTCGCGGCCGAGGCTCAGCCGGGCAGCTTCTTCTACGGTCTGGGGGAGGTCGCGTTCGATCTGTCCAACCCCTATGTCGTGGTCGGCCTGCTGTTCGGCGGCTTGCTGCCCTTCCTGTTCGGAGGGCTGGCGATGACGGCCGTGGGGCGCGCCGCAGAGGCCGTTGTGGCCGAGGTCCGGCGTCAGTTCCGGGAAAATCCCGGAATCATGACCTACGAAACGAAGCCGGAATACGGCCGGGCGGTCGATATCCTGACCAGCGCGGCCATCCGCGAGATGATCGTGCCGTCGCTGCTGCCGGTGCTCTCGCCGATCGTCCTGTTCGTCGTCATCCTGTTCATCCAGCCGGACAAGGCCAACGCCTTCGCTGCGCTTGGGGCCATGCTGATGGGGGTGATCGTGACGGGCCTGTTCGTCGCCATCTCCATGACGTCGGGCGGCGGCGCCTGGGACAACGCCAAGAAGCTGATCGAGGAAGGCTTCACTGACAAAAACGGCGTGGTCCACGGCAAGGGCTCGGAAGCGCACAAGGCCGCCGTCACCGGCGACACTGTGGGGGATCCCTACAAGGACACCTCCGGCCCGGCGGTGAATCCGATGATCAAGATCACCAACATCGTGGCGCTGCTGCTGCTGGCGGTGCTGGCGAGCGGCAAGATCGTCTGACAGCGCTCAGCTGGAACTGAAAACGCCCCGGAGAGCGATCTCCGGGGCGTTATCTTTTTTTGCGCCCTATGCTCGCGACGCGGTCGCTCGCGGCTTTAGGGCGACCGTATGCTGTGGCCGTTAGTCCGGGCGGCGCTGGCCGGGAACGTCGTCTTCGGTGCGCGGCAGTTGGCCGCGGCCGACGTTGCCGAGCAGTTGCTCGAGGATGGTCAGCTGGCGGCCGCGCGTCGGGGTCTCGCGGCTTTCCATGGCGATCTGGCGGCCGTCTTCCAGGCCCAGATTGCGCACCGTGGCGACCTTGCCGTCCGCCTCGTTGAAGGTGATCTCCGTCACCGTGCGCTGCGACACCTTCGGCTTGTTGTAGGTGTAGCGCTGGGTCGTCTGGGTCAGGTAGTACCAGACGTTCTCCGCCTCAAAGGTCGAGGCGGTGGAGGGCGTGCCCAGCTTTGTCAGCACGGTCTCCCGCGTGTCGACGCCAGCCTCGATATCCTGAGGTTTGACGTCCACGGCCTGAAAGCCCTGGGTGGCGACGACTGGCGCGCAGGCGCCGGCGGCGGCGGCGAGCGAGGCGGCGATGATGAGCGACGTAAAACGGGGCATCGGCGATGGGCCTCAAGAAATAAGGTCTTTGACCTAACCGTCGCTGCGTCCTAGTGCAACGGCGCGGCGGAAAAGGGGCCGTGAAATCCTATGTTCAAGACACTCTTCAAGCGCCAGACGCAAGATCGCCATGTCCAGGCCTTGTACGCCCTGGCCGTCGATCAGGCCCGCCAGCCTGATTTTTACACGCGCCTGGGCGTTGCAGACCGCATCGACGCGCGTTTCGAACTCTACACCCTGCATGTGCTGCTGCTGTTCGTGCGGCTGAAGCAGGACGGAGAGCGTGGCGCTGACCTGTCTCAGAAGCTGTTCGACGCCTATGTGTCGGCGCTGGACAACGTGCTGCGCGAACTGGGCGTGGGCGATGTCTCGGTGGGCAAGAAGATGCGCAAGCTGGGCGAAGCCCTCTATGGCCGCATGAGCGCCTATGAAAAGGCGCTGAGGGCAGGGGATCACGAGGGCCTTCAGGCCTCGATCGCCCGCAATGTCTTTGAGAGCGAAGACGCCGCCGCTGGCGCGGCCCTGGCGCGCTACACCATCGATTCGCATGAAAGGCTGGCCCGCCAGCCGTCGGCCGCCGTGGAAAAGGCGCCGGACTGGGCAATGATCGTCGCATGACCCTTCCTGCTCTTCCTTTTAGCGAACCCATCCGCCTGCATCAGGTCGGCGTATCCCTGAGCCGCCGGCTGGAACCGGACGACGCAGCGCGCGCGCGAATCGCGCGGGCCTTGAGCCTGAAATCGCTCGACCGATTCGTCGCCGATATGGAGATCGTCCCCACCGTGTCGGGTTGGCGCATGGACGGCCGGGTCCAGGCCGAGGCCGTTCAGGCGTGTGTCCTGACGCTAGAGCCGCTGCCTGTCGTCATTGATGAGACGTTCTCGATCAACCTGACCGAAACGGCGCCCGAGATTCAGGCCAACGAGGAAGGCGAGATCGATCTGGAGCTGGACGACGACTCGGCCGACGTGGTGGAAAATGGTCAGATCGACCTGGGCCAGTATGCGGTCGAGCAACTGGCCCTGCATCTGGATCCCTATCCCCGCAAGGAAGGCGCGGTGTTCCAACAGCCGCCGGAGCCCGGAGAAATCTCACCCTTCGGCGTGCTCAAGGCGCTGAAGCCAAACGGGCAAACCGACAAGAGTTGACCTTAGGTCGCTCAAGCCTCATCCACGGTGCGACATTTTCGTCCGCTCGCCTTAAACTGAAGCGCCGCGGCAAGACGGCGACGGAGTCGATTTTCACTTGGCATCACCGATACTGATCTCGCTCGACGCCATGGGCGGGGACCATGGGCCTTCCGTCGTGGTGGGGGGCGTAAAGGCTTATATCGACCGTTACGGCGGCGAAGGCGTTCGTTTTCAACTGCATGGCGATGAGACGGCTATCCGCGCCGAGGTCGCGCGCAATGGCCTGCCGGCGGATGTCTGCGAAATCCGCCACACGGACAAGGTCGTGGGCATGGACGAAAAGCCCGCCCAGGCCATGCGCCGGGGCAAGGGCTCCAGCCTGTGGAACGCCATTGAGGCGGTCAAGCTCGGCGAAGCGCAGGCCGCCGTGTCGGCCGGCAACACCGGCGCCCTGATGGCGATCTCGAAGCTGCTGCTGCGTATGGCGGTGGATGGGCTGGAGCGGCCCGCCATTGTCGCCAGCTGGCCGACGAAACGCGGCTTCACCGCCGTGCTGGACGTCGGCGCCAACATCGGCAGCGATGCGCGTCAGCTGGTCGAGTTCGCCATCATGGGCGAGGCTTTCCAGTCGGCCGTCCACGGCGTGGAGAAGCCTACCGTCGGGATTCTAAATGTCGGCTCCGAAGACATGAAGGGTCATGAAGAGGTTCGCGAGGCCCATGCCGTCCTGCGCACCGATGCGGTGCCTGTGAACTACACCGGCTTTGTCGAGGGCCACGATATCGCCGCCGGCACGGTGGACGTGGTGGTGACCGACGGCTTCACCGGCAATGTGGCCTTGAAGACGGCCGAAGGCACGGCCCGGTTCATTTCCGGCCTGCTGAAAGAGGCTTTGACCTCGGGCCCGATGGCCAAGATGGGCGCCTTGATCGCCATGCCCGCGCTGAAGAAGATGGCGCGCCGCATCGACCCCAGCAGCGTCAACGGCGGCCCCCTGCTGGGCCTGAACGGCATCGTGGTGAAGAGCCACGGCGGCGCCACGGCCGAGGGTTATGGAAACGCCATCCGTGTGGCTGTCGATCTGGCCCGGAGTGACTATCTGACCAAGGTCAGCGCCAATTTTGCGCGTCTGTCGGCCGTTCTGGATACGGCTGAGGCCGCGTCCGACAAAGAGCAAACGGGAGAGATCCAGTCGTGAGCGTCATCCGCAGCGTCGTCACCGGGGTCGGCTCCTTCCTGCCCGAACAGGTCGTCACCAACGCCGATCTGACCAAGATCGTCGACACCTCAGACGAGTGGATCATCGAGCGCACCGGTATTCGCCAGCGCCACAAGGCCCGTGACGATGAGCCGACCAGCGACCTGGCGCTCAAGGCGGCCGAGCGCGCCCTGGCTGACGCCGGCAAGACGGCGGCGGACGTCGATCTGATCATCGTCGCCACGACCACCCCGGACCAGACCTTCCCCGCCACCGCCGCCATCGTCCAGCGCAAGCTGGGCGCCCCGGTCGGCATCGCCTTCGACGTTCAGGCGGTTTGCTCGGGGTTCGTCTACGCCATGAGCATCGCCGACGGCTTCGTCGCGCGCGGCCAAGCCAAATGCGCCCTGGTCATCGGCGCCGAGGAAATGACCCGGCTGATGGACTGGACGGACCGCACCACCTGCGTCCTGTTCGGCGACGGCGCCGGCGCCTTCGTGCTGGAGCCCGGCGAAGGGCAGGGGACCAAGGATGATCGCGGCGTGCTGGGCTTCGCCCTGCGCTGCGAGGGCGCCAAGTCCGACATGCTCTACGTCGATGGCGGTCCCGCCACGACCGGCACGGTCGGCCACCTGCGGATGCTGGGCAACCAGGTGTTCCGCCACGCCGTGGTCAACATCGCCGAGGCGATCACCGCGGCCGCCGAGGTTGCGGGAGTCGATATCCCCGAGATCGACTGGTTCGTGCCGCACCAGGCCAATCAGCGCATCATCAAGGGCGTCGGCGACCGCCTGGGCCTGGACGAGGACAAGGTCATCTCGACCGTGGCCATGCACGCCAACACCTCGGCCGCCTCCATCCCGCTGGCGATGGACGTCGCCATCAAGGACGGACGCATCAAGAAGGGCGATCTGGTGCTGGTCGAAGCGATGGGCGGCGGCCTGACGTGGGGCGCATGCGCCTTCCGATTCTAGATTTTCATTGAGGGCTTTGATTTTCATTCATTTTGCCCTTCAATACCCCGCCATTGGAAAGCGGGGAGATGCCAGTGTCCCAGACCCTTACTCGGGCTGATCTGTGCGAGGCCGTTCACGAAGAGGTCGGCCTGTCGCGCCAGGAATGTTCCGGCATGGTCGAACGGACGCTTGAATTGATCGTCGAGTCGCTTGAACGCGGCGAGACGGTCAAACTGTCTGGCTTCGGCGTCTTCCAGGTGCGCGAAAAGCGCGCGCGCATGGGGCGCAACCCCAAGACCGGCGAACCCGCCGCCATCAACCCCCGTCGCGTCATCAGCTTCCGGGCCTCTCAGATCATGAAGGGCCGGGTGCACGACGCCGTCGTAGAGACCTGAGTTCATTGGCCAAAAGCCCTAGCGCCTTCCGCACGATCTCCGAAGCCGCCGAAGAAGTCGGCGCGCCTCAGCATGTTCTGCGCTTCTGGGAGACGAAGTTCGATTTCATCGTCCCGGTAAAGCGGGCGGGCGGACGGCGTTTCTATCGCCCGGATGATGTGATGGTGCTGAAGGCCGTTCGACGTTTGCTGCATGACGAGGGCCTGACCATTCGCGGCGTCCAGCGCCTGGTGAAGGATCAGGGCCTGGCGCGCGTGGCCGCCTATGGCGACCCGGGCGCAACGCTAGAAATCGATTCGGGTCTTTCACCTGCGCTTGAGGCCTCAGCTGTTTCGCCAGCACCGGATCATGACCGCTTGAGGCGCGTTTTAACCGAGCTGGAAGCTGCGCATGCGCGGCTTGAGGCGGTTCTGCGCCGATAGGGCGGAAGTTGTTGTCGATAATGCGTTTTAGGGTTTGCGGAGCGACAAACCCCCGTCTATACGGAGCGCCTTCGGAGCGTGGCGCAGCCTGGTAGCGCACTTGACTGGGGGTCAAGGGGTCGCAGGTTCGAATCCTGTCGCTCCGACCATTTCAGGTTTTGGCCTGATCTGTGGATTTACGGGCGGTCTCGCATCAGCGGGGCCGCCCGTTCCGCATGTACTCTTCACAGAGGCGGTGCGTTTACATCGCCGGTGGCCGATAAAGGCCGCCGGTTGGCATCTGCTTAGGGGCGCAAGATCTATAAAGGGCAACCAGATCTGCATGACCGCCGGATCATGGCGTCATGCAACTTGGAGCGCCCGCCTCCAGGGTAAGGCGTCGGCGTTCATCCACTGGCGGGAATAATAGGCCGCCGAGTTGATCCGTTCGATCGCGCCTCGCGTAAATCGGCTGCTGTCCAGCAAGGCAGCTCGTTTTTCGTGCCAACGAGATGTCACGCTGGCTCGTCCGTGACGTGCGACCGTCGCCTCGCGTCGTCGGCGTCTAGAAAGAGGGATGAAGAATGTTCAGGACGATTTTGCTCTCGAGTGTTGTCGCGCTTTCCGCCGCGGGCGCGGCCCAGGCTCAAACCGCGCCGGGCCGCTGGACGGTCAGCCTGGAAGCCGGCGCCGAGTTCCCGACCGGGGGCGACGTGCATGGCGGGGCGACCGCAGCGGTGCCGGATCTCGGCCCCCTCAATCCCGCTCTGGCCGGGGTGAACGCTGAACTGCGCATCCAGTCGCGCAGCTTCGACGATATCTACGGAGAGGGCATGAACCTGGGCGCCGAGTTCGCCTATGGCATGAGCAACAACGCCGAGGTCTTTGGATCGGTGCGCTACATGCAGGCTGACGAGGGCCGGGTGCAGGTGGGCGGCGCCTTCGTGCCGGCCCTGGCCACGACCCTGCCGGTGTACGGGACCTTCGGCGAATACAAGGCCTATGCCCTGGAAGCGGGCTACCGCCAGTATTTCGGCGCGGGCGCGCTCAAGCCCTACGTCACCGGCCGTTTGGGCGCGGTCTTCACTGACAAGATCAACGCCACGTTCGAGATCCCGGACGCCGCCATCACCATCGCTGACGCGCCCTTCTACGACAGCTCCACCAGCTTCACGGCGGGTCTGGACGTCGGTCTGTCCTACGCCTTCAACGACCGGGTGTCGGTGCAGGCCGAGACGGGCGTTCGCTATATCTCCAGCCTGAGCGACGACGACAGCGCCATCGGCGGTCTGGGGCTAGCGTCGATCAACGGCGTCGGCGACCGCACCTATGTGCCCGTGACCCTGCGGGCCAAGTTCGCCTTCTGAGTCCAGCCCCCGGGGTCGACAACCGGCTCCGGGGCTTTCCCCTCAGGCGAAAAGCCGCCTGTCGCGCGGCGCCCACAGGCTTGCCGATCCATGGCGACCGCCGCAGGATCGTTTCGTCGCGGACCGCGACCGTCAGAGATCCTTCATGCGGCCCAATCGAAAACAACTCATCGTCCTCGCCGTGGCCGTCCTGGTCGGACTGGCCGTGACGGCGGCCATCCTGTTGCGTCGCCCGCCCGAGGCGGCGGTGGCGACGGTCAAGCCGCAGACGGTGGAGCTTGGCCTCTCGGTGGTGGGGCGGGCGCGGCCTATGGATCTGGTCCAGGTGGCGTCGCCCAATCCGGGTCAGGTGGTGCGCCTGATGCATGACGACGGCGACCGCGTTGCGGCCGGCGAGCCCCTGGCCGTCATCCTCGCCTCCGTCGAGCAGGCCCAGACCGAGGCCGATCTGGCGCGTGAACGCGCCGCCCGCGCCGAGGCCGCGGATGCACGCCTGAAATACGAGCGCACCCGTACGCTGAGCGAGCGGGGCTTCGCGGCGCCGGCGGCGCTGGACGCTGCGCGCACCAGCCTGCAGGCGGCCGAGGCCAATGTCGCGGCCGCCGCCGCCGCCGTGCGCGCCTCCGCCGAACGCGCGCGAGAGTTCACCATTCGCGCGCCAATGAGCGGGGTGGTGCTGGTGCGGCCCATCGACAACGGCCAGGTGGTGGCTGCGGGCGAGACCCTGTTCGAACTGGGATCGGCGGCCGGCGTTGAAATCCGCGCCGAGGTCGAGGAAGCCTACGCCGACGCCATCCGTCCCGGCATGGCCGCCCGCGCGTCCCTGTCCGGGACCTCCACGATATTCGCCGCCCGCGTGACCGAGGTCTCGCCCCAGGTCGACGCGGCCACGGGCGGTCGGCTGGTGAAGCTGGCGCCCGAGGCGGGCCCCTCCCTGTCGCCCGGACGTTCAATCGACGTGACGATCGTCGTCGGACAGCGATCCGGCGCCATCGTACTGCCGCGCAACGCCGTAGCGGACGCCACCGCCGCGCCCAAGGTCTATGTGGTCGACGCCGACGACATCGTGCGCGAACGCGCGGTCGTGGTGGCGCGGTGGCCCACGGTCAACGCCCTGATCGAGCGCGGCCTGGCGGCGGGCGACCGCGTGGTTCTGGACCCCGCCTCGGCGCGGGCGGGCGCCCGCGTCCGACCCGTAGCGCCCAAGACGGAAGACTGAGGCCGTGTTCGCCCTCAAGGTCGCGCGGCGGTATCTGCTGTCCAACCCCAGCCAGACCCTGCTGCTGATCGCGGGGGTGGCGCTGGGGGTGACGGTGTTCATCTTCATCACCGCCCTGATCGCCGGCCTGGCCGTGCGGCTGACCGATCAGGTCACGGGCGACAGCGCCCATGTCAGCCTGGAGCCGCCGACGCGCGTGGCGCGGGTCCTGGCGGGGCCGGACCTGCCGGTGGAATCGGTCGCCCTGGTGTCCACCTTCCAGCGCAAGCAGATCCGCGACTGGCCGATGATCGTGCAACTGCTGCGGGCCAACCCCGCCGTCTCGGCCATCAGCCCGCAGATCTCGGGCAGCGCTTTCCTGGCGAAGAGCGAGGCGGTGTCGCCGGTGTCGATCCTGGGCGTGGACTCGCAGGGGATCGACGCCATCTCCCAGATCACGCCCAAGATCATCAGCGGCGACGGCGATCTGGGCGCGGACGGCCTGTTGATCGGGGTGCGCATGGCCGAGGATCTGGGCCTGAGCGCAGGGCAGTCCATCCTGCTGCGGACCGACCGCGGGGTGGAGCGTCAGCTGACGGTGAAGGGCGTGTTCCGCACCGGCCTGCAGAGCCTGGATGAACGGGTGGCCTTCATGTCGTTGCAGACGGCGCGGCCCTTGTTCGTCCTGCCCGAGGGCGTGACCAATATCGAGGTCAAGCTGAAGAACCCCGACGACGCCCGTGCGGTCGCGCGCTTTCTGGCCGGTGCGACGGGGCTGCGCGCCACGCCCTGGCAGGAAAAGAACCTGAGCCTGGAGGACGCGCTGACGGCGCAGGGCCAGACGGGAACCCTGATCCAGATCTTTTCGCTGATCTCCATCATCATCGGCGTGGCCAGCGCCCTGGTCCTGTCCGCCTACCGACGGCGCGGCGAGGTCGGCATCATGCGCGCCTTCGGCGTGCCGGGCGGCTTCATCCTGTGGGTCTTCCTGCTGCAAGGCCTGATCATCGGGCTGGTCGGCGCCCTGATCGGCTGCGCCAGCGGCTACGGCCTCTGTCTCTGGCTGCAGGGGATCGTCAAGCCTGACGGAACCTCGGCCCTGCCCATAGCGCCGGAGCAGGGAGGCTATGTCGCGGCCCTGGTGCTGACCACGCTCGGGGCGGTGATCGCCTCGATCCTGCCCGCCCGTTCGGCCTCCCGGGTCGATCCGCTGGAGGCGATTCAGCAATGACGCGCGTGCTGCAAGCGCGGGGGATCGAAAAGGTCTTCCGCAACGGGGAGGAAGAAACCCGTGTACTGAAAGGCGTCGACCTGGATCTGGATCGGGGCGAGCTGGTCGCCCTGCTGGGGGCGTCGGGGTCGGGCAAGTCGACCCTGCTGTCGATCATCGGCCTGTTGCTGCGCCAGTCGGCCGGCTCCCTGTCTATCAGCGGCGAAGCCGTGGACGGCCTGTCCGAGGCCCGGCGGGCGCGGTTCCGCAACGAGCGGCTAGGCTTCGTCTTCCAGTTTCATCACCTGCTGCCCGACTTCACCGCGATGGAGAACGTCGCCTTTCCCGCCGCCGCGCCGGCCGGCAGGATTTCGCGCCAGATGCGCGACCGCGCGCGGGGCCTGCTGGCGCGGGTGGGGCTTGAGGATCGCATTGATTATCCGGCCACGCGCCTGTCGGGCGGTCAGAAGCAGCGCGTCGCCATCGCCCGCGCCCTGATGAACCAGCCCGATCTGATCATCGCCGACGAGCCCACGGGCAACCTGGATCGCGACACTGCCGACCGCGTGCTGGACCTGATGCGCGAGGTGAACCGGGAGGAGGGGGCGACCTTCCTGATCTGCACCCATGACGAGGGCGTCGCCGCCCGCTGCACCCGCCGCCTGATGCTCAGCGACGGGCTGTTGGTCTCCAATCACTTGGTCGGACACGAGATTCGCCCCGACCTGCCTCATTCCTGACCCTGATGGCGGGGCATGGCCGCCGCTCTGATTCAAAGGACCAGACAATGACCTTTTCCCTTTCCCTTCTGGCGGCGGCCGCCTTCCTCAGCGCGGCTCCGGCGCAGGACGCCCCGGCGGCGGCCAATGGCGTTCTGGTTCGTCACGACGTGTCTCTGGACCTGGCCAACCGGCTGCTGGACGGCGTGCTGTCCACCTGTCACGCCCAGGGCCGGTCGGCGGTGGCGGCGGTGGTCGACCGCAGCGGCAACCTGGTCGCCTTGCAGCGCGACGACGTCGTCGGTCCGCACAACACCCTGGCGGCGCAGCGCAAGGCGTATACGGCCCTGTCGACCAAGACCGCGACCAGCGTCCTGGCCGAACGGGCGCGTAATGACCCGACGTCTCAGAACCTCAACACCCTGGACGAACTGCTGCTTCTGGGCGGCGGGGTGCCCCTGATCGTCGACGGCCAGGTCATCGGCGCCCTGGGCGTGGCGGGGGCCGGGGGCGCGGCCGGCGACGAGGGCTGCGCCATGGCCGCCATCCGTCAGCATCTGAAATAGAAGCGTCAGGTAAAGTCTTGCAGACTGGCTCCGGGCTTTGATCTTCGACGTCTAATAATTGACGATAGTCAAACCCTGTTGTCGGCTTGAGTGGGATCGTGGCTGGCAGTTCAGGACACGTCCAAGTCGCTGGTTGGTTAAACCTGCGGTTGGCCGTGATTGACGGTGAAATGTCGTTATGCCGCACAAGGTCTTTCCGCTTCATATCCTGGCGGACGCTTCCCACGCTCGCCTGGTAGTGCATCGATCAGAGCATCCCTTCCGGATCGAGACCGCGGAGGCGCTGGACCATGTCTCGGCGCTGGCGGCCCGGCGTGCCGAGATACGATCGCACCCGCCCGGAAGCGTCCATGAAAGCGCCCAGCCCGGCCGCCATCGGGTCGGCCCCGAGGACCGCATCCGACAGGAAAAAGCTGCCTTCATGGACGAGGTGGCCGATGAAGCGGTCCGCCTTGCCGCCCGCCATGCCACGGACAAGGTCGTGATTGTCGCACCGCCGCGCTTGGCCCCGGTGTTGCGAAAAGCGATCGGCGACCGACTGGTGGTGTCGGCCGAACTCCACCGAGATCTGATCAAGGTCGCCGACCGTGATCTTGGCGCGTGGTTGTCCCCGGAGATGCTGCGTCCCGATGACTGAAGCAGGCATGGATCGGGGAAGCGCATGAGCATCAACCTCGCCTTTCACGGTGCGGCGGAATGCGTCACGGGATCCTGTATGCTGGTGGAGAGCGGGGGCGCGCGCTTCCTCGTGGATTGCGGGATGTTCCAGGGCTCCAAATCGCTCAAGGCCCTGAACCACGAGCCCTTTCCGTTCGAAGCGGACTCGATCGACGCCGTCCTGCTGACCCATGCCCACATCGATCACTCCGGCCTGCTGCCCAAGCTGGTCAAGGCGGGCTATCGCGGCCCAATCTACGCCACACGGGCCACGCGCGATCTTTGCGAGGTGATGTTGGCCGAC
Above is a window of Brevundimonas naejangsanensis DNA encoding:
- a CDS encoding ABC transporter permease, producing the protein MFALKVARRYLLSNPSQTLLLIAGVALGVTVFIFITALIAGLAVRLTDQVTGDSAHVSLEPPTRVARVLAGPDLPVESVALVSTFQRKQIRDWPMIVQLLRANPAVSAISPQISGSAFLAKSEAVSPVSILGVDSQGIDAISQITPKIISGDGDLGADGLLIGVRMAEDLGLSAGQSILLRTDRGVERQLTVKGVFRTGLQSLDERVAFMSLQTARPLFVLPEGVTNIEVKLKNPDDARAVARFLAGATGLRATPWQEKNLSLEDALTAQGQTGTLIQIFSLISIIIGVASALVLSAYRRRGEVGIMRAFGVPGGFILWVFLLQGLIIGLVGALIGCASGYGLCLWLQGIVKPDGTSALPIAPEQGGYVAALVLTTLGAVIASILPARSASRVDPLEAIQQ
- a CDS encoding ABC transporter ATP-binding protein is translated as MTRVLQARGIEKVFRNGEEETRVLKGVDLDLDRGELVALLGASGSGKSTLLSIIGLLLRQSAGSLSISGEAVDGLSEARRARFRNERLGFVFQFHHLLPDFTAMENVAFPAAAPAGRISRQMRDRARGLLARVGLEDRIDYPATRLSGGQKQRVAIARALMNQPDLIIADEPTGNLDRDTADRVLDLMREVNREEGATFLICTHDEGVAARCTRRLMLSDGLLVSNHLVGHEIRPDLPHS
- a CDS encoding GlcG/HbpS family heme-binding protein, with the translated sequence MTFSLSLLAAAAFLSAAPAQDAPAAANGVLVRHDVSLDLANRLLDGVLSTCHAQGRSAVAAVVDRSGNLVALQRDDVVGPHNTLAAQRKAYTALSTKTATSVLAERARNDPTSQNLNTLDELLLLGGGVPLIVDGQVIGALGVAGAGGAAGDEGCAMAAIRQHLK
- a CDS encoding host attachment protein — its product is MPHKVFPLHILADASHARLVVHRSEHPFRIETAEALDHVSALAARRAEIRSHPPGSVHESAQPGRHRVGPEDRIRQEKAAFMDEVADEAVRLAARHATDKVVIVAPPRLAPVLRKAIGDRLVVSAELHRDLIKVADRDLGAWLSPEMLRPDD